The sequence GGCCCCGTCCGCGTTGCGGTCCGCCGCGCCGCCCAGGCCGTCGATGAGGAAGTGGGTGTAGATGTCGTTGCGCAGCCCCTCGTCCTCGCGCGCCGTTTCGCCCCAGTCGCAGGCGGCGAACACCAGCGAGGCGCGCGACGACTCCTCCAGCGGCCGCGCGTAGAAGCCGGATTTGATTCCGGCCAGCTCCGCCTCCAATTCCTTGGGGAGCAGCGACTTGCCGCTGCCGCTGTGACAGGTGGCCAGCACCAGCAGCCGGCGCCGGCTGGTCAGGCCGTCGAACTCCGCCTTCAGCGCGTCCATGGACAGCGCCGTCTGGGGGATGGCCCGGTACGACGAATCCCGCGTCACGAGGTAGCGGCGCAGCTCGCCCTGGTTGTCGCGCGCCAGCGTGCCGTGCGCGGAGACGTACACCACCACCACGTCGTCGGGGCGGTGGGCCTCCTGCCGCAACTGGCGCAGCGCCGCGATGATGGAGGCGCGCGTCGTCTCCTCCGGGCGAGAGAGGACGCGCACCTGGTCGAACCGGCCGCGCGCCGGGTCCCTCAGCGCCTCGGCCAGGTCCATGGCGTCCTTCACCGGGTAGCGCAGGCCCCGCCAATGAGGGTCGTCGACCTCGGAGATGCCCACCAGCAGCGCCATGCGCCGCGGGGTGTACGCGCTGGACAGCGCCTCCTCATCGAGCCGCAGCGGCACAAGGCCGCCCTTCTCCACCGAAGTGGAGCCAGCGCATGCGGCGAGTCCCGCCAGCAGGATGGGAAGGAGGCGCTTCACATTCATGTGTCAGCGGGGATTCTGACTGCTTCCCACGCTGACGTCGAACCGTGTGATGGCAAGCCGGCTCTGCTCCCAGGCAGGACTTCCACCCACCAACACTTCCCGCACCGTCTCGGCCGGCGGCTCCTGATTTCCAGCCGAGCCCACCAGCCACAGCGTGACCGGACCGGACTCGCCCTCCAGGCTCACGCCCGCGAGGCCCTGCGGCCCCTCCAGGTCATGCGTCCCCGCCTCGAGCGGGAATCGGCCGAGCAGCTCCGGCCCCTGACCGGCCCGCTGCTGGAAGAGCAGGGCGGTGCCCGCCTCGGTGGCGTGGTAGCGCAAGAGCAGCACGTCCGCGTCCGCCACGGGCGACTCCGGGTCCAACCGCCGCAGGCCCCCGTCCGCCGCCCGGGCCACCACCGCCAATTCCAGCGCGATGTTGCCGCCCGGGCCCTTCACGCCGTTCCATTCCGAGTCCGTGTCCACGGCGGGAGTGGGCGCGCGCAGGCGCGGCACCAGCACCACCGCGAGGACGGCGGCGGCGATGGCGCCCGCGACGAGGCCCCAGCGGCGGGCGTCCGGCTGGCCCTGGCGCAGGCCCCGGCGCACGCGCGCGAAGCCCACCTCATCCAGCAGGGCGTCCTCCTGGGCCAACGGGCGCAGCCCCAGCAGGAGCGCGTCCACCCGGCCGTCGAGCACATCGGGGCCGGAGTGCGTGGCGAGGAACTCCTCGCAGGTGTCACAGGCGTTGGCCAGGTGCTCGCGGAAGTACGCGACGGCCTCGGGCTCGCGGCGGGCCAGGGCGCTCAGCGCGTCGGCATTCAGGTGTCTCATCACGTCTTACTCCCACCGACCGGCGAGCACCCGCCGGAGCAACTCGCGCTTGATGCGGGAGCGGAACCGCTCCAGCCGCATCGTCACCGCGCTCTTCCCCACGCCGAGCTTCTCGGCAATCTCACGCGCGGACAGCTCGCCTTCAATGTAGAAGAGCTCCACCGTCCGCTTCTCCTCGCCCTCCGGCAGCTCCGCGATGAGCCGCCGTACCACCTCGATGTCGCGCTCCAGCTGGAGCGCCTCCGGAATGTGCGGCACGGTCTCCGGCTCCGGGTCCGCGACATCGTCCTCCAGCCGCCGCGTGCTGGACTTGCGCTCCAGCCGCGTTCGCGCGCGGTTGCGGGCAATGGACAGGAGCCAGGCTTCGAAGGCCCCCACCTCCTTCAGGCGCGGCAGCGCCCGGAAGGCCCGGACGAAGGTTTCCTGGATGACGTCCTCCACCTCGTCAGGGTCCAACGGGGCGAACCCCGCCACCAGCCTCGCCACCATGGGGCGGGAGCGCCGGTACAGCTCGCTATAGGCAGACGTCTCCCCTCGGGACGCCCGCAGTACCCACTCCGTCAACCCCTCCGAGGAACCCACCTGACCTCCAGACCCGCCGAATCATCCTCCGGCCACGTACGCGCCCTGGAAGAAGCCGCCGCCTGTACCGGGAAGCAGGCGGGCGGACAACTCCGCGCTGGCCCCGGGGGGGCCTCCAGGGAGAAGAATGCCGCCACGGCCGTTCATCTTCAAAAGGACACTGCCATGCGCATCATCAACTTCAACCCCGGACCTGCTGGACTGCCCCTTCCCGCGCTGGAGCGCGCGCGGGACGAGCTGCTCGAGTTCCAGGGCTCCGGCATGTCCATCATGGAGCACAGCCACCGGGGCAAGGAGTACGAGGCCGTCCACAACGAGGCCATCTCCCTCCTCACGGAGTTGCTCGGCATTCCGGCCACCCACCAGGTCCTCTTCCTCACCGGTGGCGCATCGCAGCAGTTCGCCCAGGTGCCGATGAACTTCCTCACCCCGGACACCAGCGCGGACTACCTGATGACGGGCGTGTGGAGCGAGAAGGCCTTCGACGAGGCGAAGTACTACGGCAAGCCCCGCATCGCGGCCACCACCGTCCAGCCCGACAAGCACTACACGCGAGTGCCGCGCCAGGATGAATTGAAGCTGGACCCGAAGGCCGCCTACGTCCACATCACCAGCAACAACACCATCTACGGCACCCAGTGGCACACCTTCCCGGACGTGGGGCAGGTGCCGCTCGTGGCGGACATGAGCTCGGACTTCCTGTGGAAGCCCCTGGACGTGAGCCGCTTCGCGCTCATCTACGCGGGCGCGCAGAAGAACCTGGGCCCGTCCGGCGTGACGCTGGTGGTGGCGCAGAAGGCCTTCATCGCGAAGGGGCGCAAGGACATCCCCAAAATCTTCCGCTACAGCGTCCAGGCGGAGAACAACTCGCTCTACAACACGCCGCCCACCCTGGCCATCTACCTGGTGCGCAACGTGCTGGCGTGGGTGAAGGACGTGGGCGGCCTGCCTCAGTTGGAGAAGTGGAACCGCGAGAAGGCGGCCATTCTCTACGGCGCCATCGACCGCAACGCGGGCTTCTACCGCGCGCCGGTGGAGCGCGAGTCCCGCTCGGTGATGAACGTGGACTTCCACCTGCCCACCGAGGAGCTCGACGCGGCCTTCGTCGCCGAGGCGAAGAAGGCCGGCATGGTGGGCCTGAAGGGGCACCGCACCGCGGGCGGCATCCGCGTTTCCACCTACAACGCGGTGACGGTGGACAATGTGCGCACGCTGGCCACCTTCATGGACCAATTCGTGAAGACGCGAGGCTAGGCTGCGTCCCACCCAACGGATTCCCTACCCGGAGGTCTCATGAAAGCCACGCTGACTGCCGTCGCGCTGACCCTGCTGTTCGCCGCTCCCGCCCTCGCCAAGGAGGTCCAGGGGGTCAAGTACCCGGACACGGCCACCGTGGAGGGCAAGGAGCTGAAGCTCAACGGGGTGGGCGTTCGCACCAAGTTCGTCTTCAAGGTCTACACCGCGGGCCTGTACGTGGAGAACCCGTCCGAGGACGGCGCGCAGATCATCAACGCGGACGCCATCAAGCGCGTCCGCATGTACATGCTGCGGGACTTGGACAAGAAGACCATCTCCGAGGCCATGGCCGAGGGCTTCAAGAAGAACGCCGGCTCGAAGATGGCGGAGCTGCAGCCCAAGCTGGACACCTTCACCTCGGCCCTGACCGACGTGAAGAAGGGCGATGAAATCATCCTCACCTACGTGCCCGGCCAGGGCACCCGCGTGCAGAGCGCCAAGGGCGGCCAGCAGATTACCGTGGAGGGCAAGGACTTCTCCGACGCGCTCTTCTCCATCTTCGTGGGCAAGAGCCCCGTGGATGACGGCATGAAGAAGGGGATGCTCGGCAAGGACTGAGGGCCTTCGCGCATCATGGCTCCGGCGCCCCGTGTCTCGCTGTGAGGCACGGGGCGTCACCGTTTCAGGGTGTCCGTGTGGGTGCAATTCCCAGGCGCTTCGTGCGTAGGAAAGGGCGTGCCCGGCTGCACGGCGGCGCGAGGTCTGATAGCAACCGGTGGGCAAGGAGGACGTCATGGGAATCTGCACGTGGCTGGTGCTGGGCGGAATCGCTGGCTGGCTGGCCAGCATCATCAAGGGCACCAACGCCAGCATGGGAATGTTCGCGAACATCGCCACCGGAATCGTCGGGGCGATGATTGGCGGCTGGCTGTTCAGCATCATTGGGGGCCACGGGGTGACGGGCTTCAACCTCTACTCGCTCGGCGTGGCGACGGTGGGCGCCGTCATCCTCATCACCATCGTCCAGGCCATACGAAAATAGGGCCCGGCCCTCGCGCCGCAGGCCTCAGAACAGGCTGAGCTGGGGCGTGGGCGGCGGCTTGCGCTCCGGGCGCCGGAAGGTGTCCGGGGCGTCGGGCTCGGTGACGGAGGAGGTGCGGATGCCGGCCTTCCTCGCCGCCGTGTGGAAGAGGCGGTGGATGGTCTCCGCGTAGAGCCCCTCGCCGCGCATGCGGCTCTTGAAGCGCGAGTCGGTGAGCTCCCCGCCGCGCGTCTCGCGGATGCGGTGCAGCACGCGCTCGGCGCGCAGCGGCAGCTTCGTGCGCAGGCGCTCCTCGAAGACCTGCTGCACCGGGCCGGGCAGGCGCACCAGCGTGTGGTGCGCGCGGGTGGCGCCGGCCTCGCGCGCCGCGGCCAGCACCCGGTGGATGTCCTCGTCGTTGAGCCCCGGGATGATGGGCGACACGGACACCGCCACGTCGATGCCCGCCTCGGTGAGCCGCCGAATCGCGAGCAGCCGCCGGTTCGGTGAGGCCGCGTACGGCTCCATGGCGCGAGCCAACTCCGCGTTGTGGAAGGGCAGGCTGATGCTCACCCAGAGCTTCGCGTCCCGGGCGAGGCGCTGGAGCACGTCGATGTCTCTCTCAATCAGCACGCCCTTGGTGATGATGCCCACCGGGTTGCGGTACTCGGCGCAGACCTCCAGGCACCCGCGCGTCAGGCGCAGGGACGCCTCCAGCGGCTGGTAGCAGTCCGTGACGCCGCTGAAGACCACCGTCTCGCCCTTCCACGACGGCTTGTCGAAGGCCTCGCGCAACAGCTCCGGCGCGCGCGGCTTCACCACCAGCTTCGTCTCGAAGTCCGTGCCCGCGCCCATGTCGAGGTACTGGTGCGTGGGCCGCGCGTAGCAGTACGCGCACGCATGGAGGCAGCCCCGGTACGGGTTGACGCTCCAGGTGAAGCACACGTCCGGGCTGTCGTTGCGGGACACCACCTGCCGGCTGTGGTCCTCGAACACCTCCAGCTTCGAGGGCGGAATCTCGTCCAGGTACTCCACCTCGGTGCTCGCCCAGGGGTTGGGCGGATTGTCGATGGGGCGTGCCTTCACCCACTCAAAGTGGACCTGAAACTGTGTTCAGTCAAGAGCTCGCTTGCTCCCCCGGGGTCCTGCACAGACACATGGGGGGACGGCCAGGACCCTGGCGGCTCGCCTGCTGCCGAGAGCCAGGGGACAACCAGGGGCATATTCAGCGCCCGCCGCCCGGTTCTGGTGAGCCGAAGCCCCACGACGCCTGCTCACTCCACCCACGGCCCGGAATCCCCATGAACGTCCTCTCCACCACGTCCCGGACCCCCGCGCCGAGCTCCCGCCCGCTGCCGGACCCGAGCGCGCCCGAGGCACTCCGGGCCGCGGGCGAGACGGTGGGCGGACTCTGTCAGCAGTTCCACCGGCTGCACCACGGCGACCACGTCTGCCTCATCTACGAGACGTTCGAGGAGCAGATGACCGCGCTGGCCCCCTTCCTCCAGGACGGGCTCGCCCGGGGCGAGTGCTGCGCGTACATCGTCGACGAGCGCACGGCCGAGGAGGTCGCCGCCGCGCTGGCCGCCCGGGGGCTCGACGTGGAGGCCGCGCGGGCGAGCGGGGCCCTGCTGTTCCTCACCAAGCGCGACGCCTACCTCCGCGACGGCGTGTTCGACCCCGAGGCGATGGTGGCCTTCCTGCGCAACACGCAGGACGAGGGGCTCGCGGAGGGCTTCACGGGCCTGCGCGTCACCGGGGAGATGACCTGGGCGCTGGGGTCGGAGACGGGGTGTGAGCGCCTCATCGAGTACGAGGCCCTCATCAACCGCTTCTTCACCGGCTCGCGCTCGCTGGCCGTCTGTCAGTACAACCGGCGCCGCTTCCCGGCGGAAATCATCCGCGACACGCTGCGCACGCACCCGGTGGCCGTCGTGGGCAACGAGGTCCACGAGAACCTCTTCTACGAGACGCCGGAGATGGTGCTGGGGACGGAGTCAGCCGGCACGCGCGTGGACTGGATGGTGTCCCAGCTCCAGCGCGTGCGCCACGGCGAGCGCCGGCTGGTGGAGCTGGGCGAGCAGCTCGCGAGGCAGGCCTCGGAGAACGCGCGCCTGTACCACGAGGCGCAGAAGGCCGTGCGCATGCGCGATGAGTTCCTCTCCGTCGCCAGCCACGAGCTGAAGACGCCGCTCACCCCGCTGCACCTCAAGCTCCAGGGCATCAAGCGCGAGGCCGAGCGAAGCCCGGAAGGGCACATGCCGAGCCCGCTCGTCGTGCGCGCCGTGGAGGGCGCCGAGCAGCAGGTCCGCAAGCTGGCCGCGCTGGTGAACGAGCTGCTGGATGTGGCCCGGCTGACGGAGGGCCGGCTGTCGCTCGCGCCGGAGAAGGTGGACGTCTCCCAGTTGCTCGGCGACGTCTCGGGCCGCTTCGCGCAGGAGGCCGCGAGGATGCAGTGCCCGCTCCACGTGGACGTGCCCGCGGGCGTGGTGGGCTCGTGGGACCGGCAGCGGCTGGAGCAGATTGTCACCAACCTCCTGACGAATGCGCTGAAGTACGGCGCGGGCCATCCCGTCTCGCTGACGGCGCGGGCGGTGGGGAACCAGGCGTGGCTGCTCGTGCGGGACGAGGGCATCGGCATCGCCCCGGAGAGCCTGGGCCGCATCTTCGGCAAGTTCGAGCGCGCGGTGCCGGAGCGGCACTATGGCGGGCTCGGGCTGGGGCTCTACATCGCCCAGCAGCTCGCGCACGCCATGGGTGGAGAGATTCGCGTGGAGAGCCGCCTGGGCGAGGGCTCCGTCTTCACCGTGGTGCTCCCGCTGTCGGCCTGTCCGTGGCAGCAGGATGCGAGCGGAGCCGAGGACTTCAGCGCGCCCGCGCTTCGGGCCTCCTGAGGCCGGAAGGGCGAAGGTCAGGCAAGCAACACT comes from Pyxidicoccus parkwaysis and encodes:
- a CDS encoding RNA polymerase sigma factor, whose product is MGSSEGLTEWVLRASRGETSAYSELYRRSRPMVARLVAGFAPLDPDEVEDVIQETFVRAFRALPRLKEVGAFEAWLLSIARNRARTRLERKSSTRRLEDDVADPEPETVPHIPEALQLERDIEVVRRLIAELPEGEEKRTVELFYIEGELSAREIAEKLGVGKSAVTMRLERFRSRIKRELLRRVLAGRWE
- the serC gene encoding 3-phosphoserine/phosphohydroxythreonine transaminase, encoding MRIINFNPGPAGLPLPALERARDELLEFQGSGMSIMEHSHRGKEYEAVHNEAISLLTELLGIPATHQVLFLTGGASQQFAQVPMNFLTPDTSADYLMTGVWSEKAFDEAKYYGKPRIAATTVQPDKHYTRVPRQDELKLDPKAAYVHITSNNTIYGTQWHTFPDVGQVPLVADMSSDFLWKPLDVSRFALIYAGAQKNLGPSGVTLVVAQKAFIAKGRKDIPKIFRYSVQAENNSLYNTPPTLAIYLVRNVLAWVKDVGGLPQLEKWNREKAAILYGAIDRNAGFYRAPVERESRSVMNVDFHLPTEELDAAFVAEAKKAGMVGLKGHRTAGGIRVSTYNAVTVDNVRTLATFMDQFVKTRG
- a CDS encoding chalcone isomerase family protein: MKATLTAVALTLLFAAPALAKEVQGVKYPDTATVEGKELKLNGVGVRTKFVFKVYTAGLYVENPSEDGAQIINADAIKRVRMYMLRDLDKKTISEAMAEGFKKNAGSKMAELQPKLDTFTSALTDVKKGDEIILTYVPGQGTRVQSAKGGQQITVEGKDFSDALFSIFVGKSPVDDGMKKGMLGKD
- a CDS encoding GlsB/YeaQ/YmgE family stress response membrane protein, with translation MGICTWLVLGGIAGWLASIIKGTNASMGMFANIATGIVGAMIGGWLFSIIGGHGVTGFNLYSLGVATVGAVILITIVQAIRK
- a CDS encoding PA0069 family radical SAM protein translates to MKARPIDNPPNPWASTEVEYLDEIPPSKLEVFEDHSRQVVSRNDSPDVCFTWSVNPYRGCLHACAYCYARPTHQYLDMGAGTDFETKLVVKPRAPELLREAFDKPSWKGETVVFSGVTDCYQPLEASLRLTRGCLEVCAEYRNPVGIITKGVLIERDIDVLQRLARDAKLWVSISLPFHNAELARAMEPYAASPNRRLLAIRRLTEAGIDVAVSVSPIIPGLNDEDIHRVLAAAREAGATRAHHTLVRLPGPVQQVFEERLRTKLPLRAERVLHRIRETRGGELTDSRFKSRMRGEGLYAETIHRLFHTAARKAGIRTSSVTEPDAPDTFRRPERKPPPTPQLSLF
- a CDS encoding MEDS domain-containing protein, which gives rise to MNVLSTTSRTPAPSSRPLPDPSAPEALRAAGETVGGLCQQFHRLHHGDHVCLIYETFEEQMTALAPFLQDGLARGECCAYIVDERTAEEVAAALAARGLDVEAARASGALLFLTKRDAYLRDGVFDPEAMVAFLRNTQDEGLAEGFTGLRVTGEMTWALGSETGCERLIEYEALINRFFTGSRSLAVCQYNRRRFPAEIIRDTLRTHPVAVVGNEVHENLFYETPEMVLGTESAGTRVDWMVSQLQRVRHGERRLVELGEQLARQASENARLYHEAQKAVRMRDEFLSVASHELKTPLTPLHLKLQGIKREAERSPEGHMPSPLVVRAVEGAEQQVRKLAALVNELLDVARLTEGRLSLAPEKVDVSQLLGDVSGRFAQEAARMQCPLHVDVPAGVVGSWDRQRLEQIVTNLLTNALKYGAGHPVSLTARAVGNQAWLLVRDEGIGIAPESLGRIFGKFERAVPERHYGGLGLGLYIAQQLAHAMGGEIRVESRLGEGSVFTVVLPLSACPWQQDASGAEDFSAPALRAS